From the genome of Nocardia sp. NBC_01503, one region includes:
- the nrdE gene encoding class 1b ribonucleoside-diphosphate reductase subunit alpha, whose protein sequence is MLNLYGPNGEIQFDKDREAAHQYFLQHVNQNTVFFHNLREKLDYLVKENYYETEVLDQYSFDFTKKLFKQAYGKKFRFPTFLGAFKYYTSYTLKTFDGQRYLERFEDRVCMVALTLAAGNETLAQELVEEIMDGRFQPATPTFLNSGKKQRGEPVSCFLLRIEDNMESIGRSINSALQLSKRGGGVALLLSNIRETGAPIKKIENQSSGVIPIMKLLEDSFSYANQLGARQGAGAVYLQAHHPDIYRFLDTKRENADEKIRIKTLSLGVVIPDITFELAKKNEDMYLFSPYDVERIYGVPFADINITEKYYEMVDDKRIRKSKIKAREFFQTIAELQFESGYPYIMYEDTVNRANPIKGKITHSNLCSEILQVSTPSLYNDDLSYSKVGKDISCNLGSLNIAKTMDSPDLAKTVETSIRALTAVSDQTHITSVPSIEQGNNESHAIGLGQMNLHGYLARERVHYGSEEGVDFTNIYFYTIAYHAVRASNLIAKERGRAFGGFAESKYASGEYFDKYTEQAWEPATQRVREIFAEAGVHIPTQEDWRELKASVMEHGIYNQNLQAVPPTGSISYINHSTSSIHPIASKIEIRKEGKIGRVYYPAPYLTNDNLDYFQDAYDIGYEKVIDTYAAATQHVDQGLSLTLFFKDSATTRDVNRAQIYAWRKGIKTLYYIRIRQMALEGTEVEGCVSCML, encoded by the coding sequence ATGTTGAACCTGTACGGCCCCAACGGCGAGATCCAGTTCGACAAGGACCGCGAGGCGGCGCACCAGTACTTCCTCCAGCACGTCAACCAGAACACCGTCTTCTTCCACAACCTGCGGGAGAAGCTCGACTACCTCGTCAAGGAAAACTATTACGAGACAGAGGTTCTCGACCAGTACAGCTTCGACTTCACCAAGAAGCTGTTCAAGCAGGCGTACGGCAAGAAGTTCCGTTTCCCGACCTTCCTCGGCGCGTTCAAGTACTACACCTCGTACACCCTCAAGACCTTCGACGGTCAGCGCTATCTGGAGCGCTTCGAGGATCGTGTCTGCATGGTGGCGCTGACTCTGGCCGCCGGTAACGAGACCCTGGCGCAGGAGCTGGTCGAGGAGATCATGGACGGGCGTTTCCAGCCCGCCACCCCGACCTTCCTGAACTCGGGCAAGAAGCAGCGCGGTGAGCCGGTCTCCTGCTTCCTGCTGCGCATCGAGGACAATATGGAGTCCATCGGGCGCTCCATCAACTCCGCGCTGCAGCTGTCCAAGCGCGGCGGCGGTGTCGCCCTGCTGCTCAGCAATATTCGTGAGACCGGTGCGCCGATCAAGAAGATCGAGAACCAGTCCTCGGGTGTCATTCCGATCATGAAGTTGCTGGAGGACTCGTTCTCCTACGCGAACCAGCTGGGTGCGCGCCAGGGTGCGGGCGCGGTCTACCTGCAGGCGCATCACCCGGATATCTACCGCTTCCTGGACACCAAGCGCGAGAACGCGGATGAGAAGATCCGCATCAAGACGCTGTCCCTGGGCGTGGTCATCCCGGACATCACGTTCGAGCTGGCGAAGAAGAACGAGGACATGTACCTGTTCTCGCCGTACGACGTGGAGCGCATCTACGGCGTGCCGTTCGCCGATATCAATATCACCGAGAAGTACTACGAGATGGTCGACGACAAGCGAATTCGCAAGTCCAAGATCAAGGCTCGCGAGTTCTTCCAGACCATCGCCGAGCTGCAGTTCGAGTCGGGCTATCCGTACATCATGTACGAGGACACCGTGAACCGGGCGAACCCGATCAAGGGCAAGATCACCCATTCGAACCTGTGCTCGGAGATCCTGCAGGTCTCCACGCCGTCGCTGTACAACGACGATCTGTCCTACTCCAAGGTGGGCAAGGACATTTCGTGCAACCTGGGTTCGCTGAACATCGCCAAGACGATGGATTCGCCGGATCTGGCCAAGACGGTGGAGACCTCGATTCGCGCGCTCACCGCGGTGTCGGATCAGACGCATATCACCTCGGTGCCCTCGATCGAGCAGGGCAACAACGAGTCGCACGCCATCGGCCTGGGCCAGATGAACCTGCACGGTTACCTGGCTCGTGAGCGCGTGCACTACGGCTCCGAAGAGGGCGTCGATTTCACCAACATCTACTTCTATACGATCGCCTACCACGCGGTCCGGGCCTCGAATCTGATCGCCAAGGAGCGCGGCCGGGCGTTCGGCGGTTTCGCCGAGTCCAAGTACGCCAGCGGTGAGTACTTCGACAAGTACACCGAGCAGGCGTGGGAGCCCGCGACCCAGCGGGTGCGCGAGATCTTCGCCGAGGCGGGCGTGCACATCCCCACCCAGGAGGATTGGCGCGAGCTGAAGGCGTCGGTCATGGAGCACGGTATCTACAACCAGAACCTGCAGGCCGTCCCCCCGACCGGTTCCATCTCCTACATCAACCACTCCACCAGCTCGATTCACCCGATCGCCTCGAAGATCGAGATCCGTAAGGAAGGCAAGATCGGCCGCGTCTACTACCCGGCCCCCTACCTGACCAACGACAATCTCGACTACTTCCAGGATGCCTACGACATCGGCTACGAGAAGGTCATCGACACCTACGCCGCCGCCACCCAGCATGTGGACCAGGGCCTGTCGCTGACGCTGTTCTTCAAGGACAGCGCCACCACCCGCGATGTCAACCGCGCCCAGATCTACGCCTGGCGCAAGGGCATCAAAACCCTCTACTACATCCGCATCCGCCAAATGGCCTTGGAGGGAACCGAAGTCGAGGGCTGCGTAAGCTGCATGCTCTGA
- the nrdI gene encoding class Ib ribonucleoside-diphosphate reductase assembly flavoprotein NrdI, producing the protein MTELSTRTANLVYFSSASENTHRFVERLGIPAVRIPLHTADSLRVDEPYVLIVPTYGGGRHVLGGERSDKEFVPRQVAKFLNDPHNRALLRGVIAAGNTNFGDTYCFAGEVISRKTGVPYLYRFELMGTAEDVERVREGLESFWQRQPHRSERQPA; encoded by the coding sequence ATGACCGAGTTGTCCACGCGGACAGCGAATCTGGTCTACTTCTCCAGCGCATCGGAGAACACGCACCGCTTCGTGGAACGGCTGGGAATTCCCGCCGTTCGCATTCCGCTTCACACCGCCGACTCACTGCGCGTCGACGAACCCTATGTGCTGATCGTCCCCACCTACGGTGGCGGTCGGCATGTGCTGGGCGGTGAGCGATCCGACAAGGAGTTCGTCCCCCGTCAGGTGGCCAAATTCCTCAACGATCCGCATAACCGCGCCCTGCTGCGTGGCGTCATCGCAGCGGGCAATACGAACTTCGGCGATACGTACTGCTTTGCGGGCGAAGTGATTTCGCGCAAAACCGGAGTGCCGTACCTGTATCGCTTCGAACTCATGGGAACTGCTGAGGACGTCGAGCGCGTCCGAGAGGGATTGGAATCGTTTTGGCAACGACAACCGCACCGGTCGGAAAGACAGCCCGCGTAG
- a CDS encoding redoxin NrdH, translated as MTITVYTKPACVQCNATYRALDKAGVAYDVIDISENPEARDYVMALGYLQAPVVVAGDDHWSGFRPDRIKALAESVAVA; from the coding sequence ATGACCATCACCGTTTACACCAAGCCCGCTTGTGTGCAGTGCAACGCCACGTACCGTGCCCTCGACAAGGCCGGCGTCGCGTACGACGTCATCGATATCTCCGAGAATCCGGAGGCCCGCGACTACGTGATGGCGCTGGGTTACCTCCAGGCTCCCGTCGTCGTCGCCGGTGACGATCACTGGTCCGGCTTCCGTCCGGATCGCATCAAGGCGCTCGCCGAGTCCGTCGCCGTCGCCTAA
- a CDS encoding G1 family glutamic endopeptidase — translation MKLMSGNSVWGRCFLTAALAVSATAAVVTATDATAEANVRLYLGNWAGYVVKGDFREVSATWTQPEISCLNEGTLQRIVPWVGLNGATDFNGQVALPLMQTGVESLCASDAAFYAALPGLQFENLAAGLSYADPRLAGLIMHAGDRVGNAVSGAMDGVCAAGILGGMCTPEKDVGAWWEGYPEPPVSYDDVEVRPGDTMHSTVGWDGHRYVMTLENRTRDWTRTTTQPSDAPARTAEIVVEGHLDAALPGFAPLTFTEIRIDGKPLSAYDAQSYGIAATNRLLAPGPVEGSGFTIG, via the coding sequence ATGAAGCTAATGAGCGGCAACTCGGTCTGGGGTCGATGCTTCCTGACCGCCGCACTGGCCGTCTCCGCCACCGCGGCCGTGGTCACCGCGACCGATGCCACCGCCGAAGCCAATGTCCGCCTGTATCTGGGCAATTGGGCCGGATACGTGGTCAAGGGTGATTTTCGGGAGGTCAGCGCCACCTGGACGCAGCCCGAGATCTCCTGCCTCAATGAGGGCACACTGCAGCGGATCGTGCCGTGGGTCGGATTGAACGGCGCGACCGACTTCAATGGTCAGGTGGCGCTGCCGCTCATGCAGACCGGTGTCGAATCCCTGTGCGCGAGTGATGCCGCCTTCTACGCGGCGCTGCCGGGACTGCAATTCGAGAATCTCGCGGCGGGCCTGTCCTATGCGGATCCGCGGCTCGCGGGGCTGATCATGCACGCCGGTGATCGCGTGGGCAATGCCGTCAGCGGTGCCATGGACGGTGTCTGTGCCGCGGGCATTCTCGGCGGAATGTGTACTCCCGAAAAGGATGTCGGCGCGTGGTGGGAGGGCTACCCGGAGCCTCCGGTCAGTTATGACGATGTCGAGGTGCGTCCGGGCGACACCATGCACTCGACGGTCGGCTGGGATGGTCACCGGTACGTCATGACGCTGGAGAACCGCACCCGCGATTGGACGCGCACCACGACGCAGCCCTCCGACGCGCCCGCGCGCACCGCCGAGATCGTGGTGGAGGGTCACCTCGATGCCGCGCTGCCGGGTTTCGCGCCGCTGACCTTCACCGAGATCCGGATCGACGGCAAACCGCTGTCGGCCTATGACGCACAGAGTTACGGCATCGCCGCTACCAACCGGTTGCTGGCGCCGGGTCCGGTCGAGGGCTCCGGCTTCACCATCGGCTGA
- a CDS encoding NADPH-dependent FMN reductase, with translation MTIKILAISGGLRAASTNSALLRAARQLAPEGVEIEIYEGIRDLPFFDEDLEGDVPAAVTELRERIRDADGVLIASPEYNYSIPGALKNLLDWASRPYGQSFLTDKPVAIMGASGSQFGTVRAQNHLRDVFHWLDSKVVTKPEVHVGANYTRFDEQGNLTDETSRGLVAGLIAALVVQVRKSRETVGASA, from the coding sequence ATGACGATCAAGATTCTCGCCATTTCCGGTGGACTGCGGGCCGCGTCCACCAATAGCGCGCTGCTGCGGGCCGCTCGGCAACTCGCCCCCGAGGGCGTCGAGATCGAGATCTACGAAGGTATTCGGGACCTGCCGTTCTTCGATGAGGATCTGGAGGGTGATGTGCCCGCCGCCGTCACCGAGCTGCGCGAGAGGATTCGCGACGCCGACGGCGTGCTGATCGCCAGCCCCGAGTACAACTACAGCATCCCGGGTGCGCTGAAGAACCTGCTGGACTGGGCTTCTCGCCCCTACGGCCAGTCCTTCCTGACCGATAAGCCGGTCGCCATCATGGGTGCCTCGGGCTCGCAGTTCGGTACCGTCCGCGCCCAGAACCATCTGCGCGATGTCTTCCACTGGCTCGACTCCAAGGTCGTCACCAAGCCCGAGGTGCACGTCGGCGCGAACTACACCCGCTTCGACGAGCAGGGCAATCTGACCGATGAGACCAGCCGCGGTCTGGTCGCCGGTCTGATCGCCGCGCTCGTGGTGCAGGTTCGGAAGAGCCGCGAGACGGTCGGCGCCTCCGCCTGA
- a CDS encoding TetR/AcrR family transcriptional regulator, with amino-acid sequence MGTPGVGPALPVIDSEPAERADAARNRKLLLDAAAELVRIGGADALTMDALAKQAGVGKGTVFRRFGNRAGLMYALLDESDRNLQAAYMFGPPPLGPGAPALERLVAYGRARLSYTEIMGDVMRAATDNSRRYDGAPYNVSKAHVSILLRDSGIQGETALLADTLLAPLEAALVLHQIRRLGFTVDQIGDNWEALVRRIVPAPATRHSDGDRAVQ; translated from the coding sequence ATCGGCACCCCCGGCGTCGGACCCGCACTACCGGTCATCGACAGTGAACCCGCCGAACGCGCCGACGCCGCCCGCAATCGAAAGCTGTTGCTGGACGCGGCAGCCGAACTGGTGCGCATCGGCGGCGCGGACGCGCTCACCATGGACGCGCTCGCCAAACAGGCCGGCGTCGGCAAGGGCACGGTCTTCCGTCGCTTCGGCAATCGCGCCGGACTCATGTACGCGCTGCTGGACGAATCGGATCGAAACCTACAGGCGGCGTACATGTTCGGGCCGCCACCACTGGGGCCGGGCGCACCCGCGCTGGAGCGACTGGTGGCCTACGGCCGAGCCCGCCTGTCGTACACCGAAATCATGGGTGATGTGATGCGCGCGGCCACCGACAACTCCCGGCGCTATGACGGCGCGCCCTATAACGTGTCCAAGGCGCATGTGTCGATCCTGTTGCGCGACTCCGGAATTCAGGGCGAGACAGCCCTGCTCGCCGACACCCTGCTGGCCCCGCTGGAAGCGGCGCTGGTGCTGCATCAGATTCGACGGCTCGGCTTCACCGTCGACCAGATCGGCGACAACTGGGAAGCCCTGGTGCGCCGAATCGTTCCGGCCCCCGCCACACGGCACTCGGACGGCGACCGCGCAGTACAGTGA
- the nadE gene encoding ammonia-dependent NAD(+) synthetase has product MGDLREAIIAELGVLPDIEPKTEVRRRIDFLKDYLRSTPAKGFVLGISGGQDSTLTGRLCQLAAEELREEGRDADFVAVRLPYGKQFDEADAQIALRFIKPDRSVTVNVKPSADAAAEESAYGIDELLGGATRLRDFVRGNIKARERMVLQYAIAGQLNLLVVGTDHAAEAVTGFFTKFGDGAVDLTPLTGLTKRQGAALLQELGAPPSTWQKVPTADLEDDRPSLPDEEALGLRYAEIDDYLEGKNVTPEVAERVETIFRNTRHKRTVPVTPLDTWWK; this is encoded by the coding sequence ATGGGAGACCTGCGCGAAGCGATCATCGCCGAACTCGGCGTACTGCCGGACATCGAACCGAAAACCGAAGTGCGGCGGCGCATCGACTTCCTCAAGGACTATCTACGCTCAACCCCCGCGAAGGGCTTCGTACTCGGCATCAGTGGCGGCCAGGATTCGACCCTGACCGGACGCCTGTGCCAGCTCGCCGCGGAGGAGTTGCGGGAGGAGGGCCGCGATGCCGACTTCGTCGCGGTGCGACTGCCGTACGGCAAGCAGTTCGATGAGGCGGACGCGCAGATCGCATTGCGCTTCATCAAGCCCGACCGATCCGTCACGGTGAACGTCAAGCCCAGTGCCGACGCGGCCGCGGAGGAGTCCGCCTACGGCATAGACGAATTGCTCGGCGGCGCCACCCGGCTGCGCGATTTCGTGCGCGGCAATATCAAGGCGCGCGAGCGCATGGTGTTGCAGTACGCGATCGCCGGACAGCTCAATCTGCTGGTCGTCGGCACCGACCATGCCGCGGAGGCCGTCACGGGCTTCTTCACCAAGTTCGGTGACGGCGCGGTGGACCTCACACCACTGACCGGTCTCACCAAACGTCAAGGCGCGGCCCTGCTCCAGGAACTCGGCGCACCGCCGAGCACCTGGCAGAAGGTCCCGACCGCCGACCTGGAGGATGACCGCCCCTCCCTGCCGGACGAGGAGGCGCTGGGGCTCAGGTACGCCGAGATCGACGACTACCTCGAGGGCAAGAACGTCACACCCGAGGTGGCCGAACGAGTGGAGACGATCTTCCGGAACACCCGCCACAAGCGCACGGTTCCGGTGACCCCACTCGACACCTGGTGGAAATAA
- a CDS encoding MoaD/ThiS family protein: protein MVEVRYFAAIADAVGKPSERLDLPSGATIGDLRSTLERTYGPKLEPMLKVCAYLIGDELTRDATTVLTPRVDVLPPFAGG from the coding sequence GTGGTTGAGGTTCGCTATTTCGCCGCGATAGCCGATGCGGTCGGCAAGCCGAGCGAACGGCTGGATCTGCCGTCCGGTGCGACCATCGGCGATCTGCGCAGCACGCTCGAGCGGACCTACGGCCCGAAGCTGGAGCCGATGCTCAAGGTCTGCGCGTACCTCATCGGCGATGAGCTCACCCGCGACGCCACCACGGTGCTGACTCCCCGCGTCGACGTGCTCCCCCCGTTTGCCGGGGGCTGA
- the moaA gene encoding GTP 3',8-cyclase MoaA — protein sequence MTVVAMGMPAVRTGQPSLDGRPDTPLLVDRFGRTARDLRVSITEKCSLRCTYCMPEEGLPAIPADELLTAAEIVRLVTLAVQELGVHEVRFTGGEPLMRRDLEKIIAGCRAELPDVPLAMTTNGVGLEHRASKLAAAGLNRINVSLDTVDREGFAKLTRRDRLDSVFAGIRAARAAGLTPIKVNAVLMRETLAGAADLLRWCIDEGCELRFIEEMPLDADHEWARANMITAAELLEVLGTRFTLTEFGRDDPSAPAERWQVDGGPATVGIIASVTRSFCSDCDRTRLTADGRLRSCLFSDQEYDIRAALRSHASDTEIATLWRGAMWNKSPGHGIDAAGFVPPARTMGAIGG from the coding sequence ATGACCGTGGTCGCTATGGGGATGCCCGCAGTACGAACCGGGCAGCCTTCCCTCGATGGCCGCCCGGACACTCCATTGCTGGTGGATCGCTTCGGCCGCACCGCGCGTGACCTGCGGGTATCCATTACCGAGAAGTGTTCGCTGCGCTGCACATACTGCATGCCGGAGGAGGGCCTACCGGCCATTCCGGCCGATGAACTGCTCACCGCCGCCGAGATAGTCCGGCTGGTCACGCTGGCCGTTCAGGAGCTCGGCGTGCACGAGGTGCGCTTCACCGGCGGTGAACCGCTCATGCGCCGTGACCTGGAGAAAATCATCGCGGGCTGCCGGGCCGAGCTACCCGATGTGCCACTGGCCATGACGACCAACGGTGTGGGCCTCGAGCATCGCGCGAGCAAGCTCGCGGCAGCCGGGCTGAATCGCATCAATGTCTCCCTGGACACCGTCGATCGGGAGGGCTTCGCCAAGCTCACCCGGCGCGATCGCCTCGACTCGGTCTTCGCCGGAATCCGCGCGGCCCGCGCGGCCGGGCTGACCCCGATCAAGGTCAATGCCGTACTCATGCGCGAAACCCTGGCGGGCGCGGCCGATCTGCTGCGCTGGTGTATCGACGAGGGCTGTGAACTCCGCTTCATCGAGGAGATGCCGCTCGATGCCGATCACGAGTGGGCGCGCGCGAATATGATCACCGCCGCCGAGCTGCTCGAGGTGCTGGGCACGCGGTTCACCCTCACCGAGTTCGGTCGCGACGATCCCTCGGCCCCGGCCGAACGCTGGCAGGTGGACGGCGGTCCGGCCACGGTCGGCATCATCGCCTCGGTGACCCGCAGCTTCTGTTCGGACTGCGATCGCACCCGGCTCACCGCGGATGGTCGCCTGCGCTCCTGCCTGTTCAGCGATCAGGAGTACGACATTCGCGCGGCCCTGCGGTCGCACGCCTCGGACACCGAGATCGCTACGCTGTGGCGCGGCGCCATGTGGAACAAATCCCCCGGGCACGGCATCGATGCCGCCGGGTTCGTCCCGCCCGCACGAACGATGGGAGCGATCGGTGGTTGA
- a CDS encoding molybdopterin molybdotransferase MoeA, protein MSSRHALAPARSVDDHRQRIEDLLRPLAARETEAVPMDRALGRRLSADVYSPLDLPVFRNSSMDGYAVRAESVAIVPVTLPLSGVVAAGNTGAATLPAGGAVKVMTGAPIPAGADCVVPVEHTHSDGESVTIEKSRTAGDFVREAGTDVRTGQLLAAAGTLLKPRHIAALAAVGLPELPVYRRVRAAVITTGDELVPAGSRLLPGQIYNSNGLALAAALTENGAEVVSIAHSTDDHREFRSRLDEAVTAADVVFTSGGVSMGDFEVVKETLSTLGGEFGHVAMQPGGPQGITVVDGTPILNFPGNPVSTMVSFDMFARPILRELSALPAIASTELPLLAALHSPAGKRQLLRGKLTPEGVEPLAGQGSHLIATMAQADVLIDIPPADTEVPAGTVVRTWPL, encoded by the coding sequence ATGAGTTCCCGGCACGCACTGGCCCCGGCCCGTTCCGTCGACGACCACCGGCAACGCATCGAGGATCTGCTGCGACCGCTGGCCGCACGCGAGACCGAGGCGGTGCCGATGGACCGGGCGCTGGGGCGGCGGCTGAGCGCCGATGTGTACTCCCCCCTGGATCTGCCGGTCTTCCGGAACTCCTCCATGGACGGGTACGCGGTGCGCGCGGAGTCGGTGGCGATCGTGCCGGTGACACTGCCGTTGAGCGGGGTGGTCGCGGCCGGAAATACCGGGGCCGCGACATTGCCCGCGGGCGGCGCGGTGAAAGTCATGACGGGAGCGCCGATTCCGGCGGGCGCGGACTGCGTGGTTCCGGTCGAGCACACACATTCGGACGGGGAGTCCGTCACCATCGAAAAGAGCCGGACCGCAGGCGATTTCGTGCGCGAGGCCGGAACCGATGTGCGCACCGGACAGTTGCTGGCGGCCGCGGGGACATTGCTCAAGCCTCGCCATATCGCGGCGCTGGCGGCGGTCGGACTGCCGGAGCTGCCGGTGTACCGGCGGGTGCGGGCAGCGGTCATCACCACCGGGGACGAGCTGGTACCGGCCGGATCGCGGTTGCTGCCCGGACAGATCTACAACTCCAATGGGTTGGCGCTGGCCGCCGCGCTCACCGAGAACGGGGCCGAGGTGGTCTCGATCGCGCACTCGACCGATGATCACCGGGAGTTCCGCAGCCGCCTCGACGAGGCCGTCACCGCGGCCGATGTGGTCTTCACCTCCGGCGGGGTCTCGATGGGCGATTTCGAGGTGGTGAAGGAGACGCTCTCCACCCTCGGCGGTGAATTCGGCCATGTCGCAATGCAACCCGGTGGGCCGCAGGGCATCACCGTGGTCGATGGGACGCCCATCCTGAACTTTCCGGGTAACCCGGTCAGCACCATGGTGTCGTTCGATATGTTCGCGCGGCCGATACTGCGTGAACTCTCCGCTCTGCCCGCGATCGCGAGCACGGAGCTGCCGCTGCTGGCGGCGCTGCACTCCCCCGCGGGCAAGCGGCAACTGCTGCGCGGCAAGCTCACCCCCGAGGGGGTCGAACCGCTCGCGGGTCAGGGGTCGCATCTGATCGCCACCATGGCCCAGGCCGATGTGCTCATCGATATCCCGCCCGCCGACACCGAGGTGCCCGCCGGAACCGTGGTCCGCACCTGGCCCCTGTAG
- the moaCB gene encoding bifunctional molybdenum cofactor biosynthesis protein MoaC/MoaB, with protein sequence MSELSHVDREGRARMVDVSAKADTARVAVAAGELHTTAEVIRLVRADDMPKADVLTTARLAGINGAKKTSELIPLCHQLALSSVNVSFGFTDTTITIEAVAKTKGPTGVEMEALTAVAVAGLTLHDMIKAVDPGAALHVVRLLTKDGGKHGHWVREDEVDADRDAHRQHSRQPDAATSDRTPAPPFGTGRTAVVLVASTGAAAGTRVDTTGPVLAKWLGEQGFSVRGPLVYADADIAFGLSEALAAEPALVISTGGTGASPTDATPEATLAVLDRELPGVAESIRQRGTAKFPLAALSRGVAGLSGRTVIVNLPGSPGGVKDGIAVLDELLEHLLAQVAGGGSHE encoded by the coding sequence ATGAGTGAGTTGTCCCATGTCGACCGGGAGGGCCGGGCGCGCATGGTCGATGTGAGCGCCAAGGCCGATACGGCGCGGGTCGCGGTCGCCGCGGGCGAACTGCACACCACCGCCGAGGTGATCCGCCTGGTGCGCGCCGACGATATGCCCAAGGCCGATGTGCTGACCACCGCCCGGCTCGCCGGCATCAATGGCGCGAAGAAGACCTCCGAGCTCATTCCGCTCTGTCATCAGCTGGCGCTGTCCTCGGTGAATGTCAGCTTCGGGTTCACCGATACCACCATCACCATCGAGGCCGTGGCCAAGACCAAGGGGCCCACCGGTGTCGAGATGGAGGCGCTCACCGCGGTGGCCGTCGCCGGGCTCACGCTGCACGACATGATCAAGGCCGTCGACCCCGGAGCCGCGCTGCACGTGGTGCGACTGCTGACCAAAGACGGTGGCAAGCACGGGCATTGGGTCCGCGAGGACGAAGTCGACGCGGATCGTGACGCGCATCGGCAGCATTCGCGGCAGCCGGACGCCGCCACATCCGATCGCACCCCGGCACCCCCCTTCGGCACCGGCCGCACTGCCGTGGTGCTGGTCGCCTCCACCGGCGCCGCCGCGGGCACCCGGGTGGACACCACCGGCCCGGTCCTCGCGAAATGGCTTGGTGAACAGGGTTTCTCGGTGCGCGGCCCACTGGTGTACGCGGATGCCGATATCGCCTTCGGATTGTCCGAGGCGCTGGCGGCCGAACCGGCGCTGGTGATCAGCACCGGCGGCACCGGGGCCTCCCCCACCGACGCCACCCCGGAGGCGACGCTCGCCGTCCTGGATCGGGAACTGCCCGGTGTGGCCGAATCCATTCGCCAGCGCGGTACCGCCAAATTCCCGCTCGCCGCCCTCAGCCGCGGTGTGGCCGGACTCTCCGGGCGCACGGTGATCGTCAACCTGCCCGGCTCCCCCGGTGGTGTGAAGGACGGAATCGCGGTCCTGGACGAACTTCTCGAACATCTGCTGGCCCAGGTGGCCGGAGGAGGCAGCCATGAGTGA
- a CDS encoding molybdenum cofactor biosynthesis protein MoaE, translated as MSDAVELLAYISDQPLDPTEVEKAVTGPEHGAVVVFTGTVRNHDGGQPVSALEYSAHPEAGRFLRQICTEITESSGLPVAAIHRIGPLAIGELAIAVAVAAPHRAEAFSTCATLVDRIKHEVPIWKRQLFTDGLSEWVNACG; from the coding sequence ATGAGTGACGCCGTCGAACTCCTCGCCTACATCAGCGATCAGCCCTTGGACCCCACCGAGGTCGAGAAGGCGGTCACCGGTCCCGAACACGGCGCGGTGGTCGTCTTCACCGGCACCGTCCGCAATCACGATGGCGGGCAACCGGTCTCGGCCCTGGAGTACTCCGCCCATCCCGAGGCCGGACGCTTCCTGCGCCAGATCTGCACCGAGATCACCGAATCCTCCGGCCTGCCCGTGGCCGCCATCCACCGTATCGGCCCGCTGGCCATCGGCGAGTTGGCCATCGCGGTGGCGGTGGCCGCACCGCACCGCGCCGAGGCCTTCAGCACCTGCGCCACCCTGGTGGACCGCATCAAACACGAAGTCCCCATCTGGAAGCGGCAGCTCTTCACCGACGGTCTCTCCGAATGGGTGAACGCCTGCGGCTGA